One genomic segment of Meiothermus sp. QL-1 includes these proteins:
- the cas7c gene encoding type I-C CRISPR-associated protein Cas7/Csd2, whose translation MSRPIQNRYEFLLFFDVQDGNPNGDPDSGNAPRVDPEDGHGLVSDVALKRRVRNYVQVARQGVPGFAIFVQHGTNLNRFIFEAHEKTPGGYTGTKTKDKVEAARRWMCENFFDVRTFGAVMSTGPNAGQVRGPVQITFARSLHPIFPAEVSVTRGAVAEDVKNAKTLEDYLRWEREQPEDELRTMGRKSLVPYGLYVARGFVSAHLAQGTGFSQEDLKLLVEALLNMFEHDRSASKGHMATRRFYLFQHVGTNPNNPENQRQAMLGCAPAHRLLDLGQVVFARLLDETRPPRRFADYAVKADPDRLPRGVRMLELDQWDEERFDAWMGGVHA comes from the coding sequence ATGTCCCGGCCCATCCAGAACCGCTACGAGTTCCTTCTGTTTTTTGACGTACAGGACGGCAACCCAAACGGTGACCCCGATTCGGGCAACGCCCCCCGGGTGGACCCCGAGGACGGCCACGGCCTGGTGAGCGATGTGGCCCTGAAGCGCCGCGTCCGCAACTACGTCCAGGTGGCCCGCCAGGGGGTGCCGGGTTTTGCCATCTTCGTCCAGCACGGCACTAACCTGAACCGCTTCATCTTTGAGGCCCACGAGAAGACCCCGGGGGGGTACACGGGAACCAAGACCAAGGACAAGGTGGAGGCCGCCCGCCGCTGGATGTGCGAGAACTTCTTTGACGTGCGCACCTTCGGCGCGGTGATGAGCACCGGGCCCAACGCTGGGCAGGTGCGGGGGCCGGTGCAGATCACCTTTGCCCGGAGCCTCCACCCCATCTTCCCTGCGGAGGTGAGCGTCACCCGGGGGGCCGTGGCCGAGGACGTGAAGAACGCCAAGACCCTGGAGGACTACCTGCGCTGGGAGAGGGAACAGCCCGAGGACGAGCTCCGCACTATGGGGCGCAAGAGCCTTGTCCCCTACGGGCTTTACGTGGCCAGGGGCTTCGTGAGCGCCCACCTGGCCCAGGGCACCGGCTTCAGCCAGGAGGACCTGAAGCTCCTTGTGGAGGCCCTCCTCAACATGTTTGAGCACGACCGCAGCGCCAGCAAGGGGCACATGGCCACGCGGCGGTTCTACCTCTTCCAGCACGTGGGCACCAACCCCAACAACCCGGAGAACCAGCGCCAGGCCATGCTGGGCTGCGCCCCGGCCCACCGCCTGCTGGACCTGGGCCAGGTGGTCTTTGCCCGCCTCCTGGACGAGACCAGGCCTCCCCGCCGCTTTGCCGACTACGCGGTGAAGGCGGACCCCGATAGGCTACCCAGGGGGGTGCGCATGCTGGAGCTGGACCAGTGGGACGAGGAGCGGTTTGACGCCTGGATGGGAGGTGTCCATGCCTAG
- the cas8c gene encoding type I-C CRISPR-associated protein Cas8c/Csd1, whose protein sequence is MLAQLVEYTRRKGLASETGFTTKEVRWLVGVSPEGRFTGLVPLGQAKPAPDLSQPEMMALPGYLRTQGHQVEQAAHFLADTCAVVFGLTEKDEQGNPKKPEEHAKNLEKQKTFRLLLGLAAQGVPLLVPIQKMLSDREEMGRVLGALEAQAQKKGKERLRPTDKVSFLVGGECVLDRPDWHGWWRGFRARAFPAAGSRGQMRSFASGELVQPANTHPKVTKLGGSAFGHALVTYDKEAFESYGLSQGENAAVEEPLATAYRDGLDHLLQRAETLGEMKVVVWYDRDIPEEDDLFRDLFAPMGAEAQEAQALERARRVLKALKTGEAPPEVRQSRFFALALSPASGRVMVRDWQMGALEDFIQAVQAWFEHLSIVRRGGDGPARLPGLQRLFLSLQRPRSPDQALDDYIKPIKTLQVPLWRAALNPSQPIPYGALARIMESHTAEVMSGAFLEALKTPKPDAEALGRIYARMGLLKAYHIRKGRRIGMALDPNHPSPAYHCGRLMCLLAQIQEASAGAEVNAGVVQRYYGAASSTPALVLGRLTRLSQHHLAKLAKDAPGLAYWFNTQLAQVWSALGPTLPRTLNLEEQSLFALGFYHQLAQSRMKGEGSQTPLE, encoded by the coding sequence ATGCTGGCCCAGTTGGTGGAGTACACCCGGCGCAAGGGCCTGGCCAGTGAGACCGGCTTCACCACCAAGGAGGTCCGCTGGCTGGTGGGGGTGAGCCCCGAGGGGAGGTTTACCGGGCTCGTCCCCCTGGGCCAGGCGAAGCCCGCCCCCGACCTCTCCCAGCCCGAGATGATGGCCCTGCCCGGCTATCTGCGGACCCAGGGGCACCAGGTGGAGCAGGCCGCCCACTTCCTGGCCGATACCTGCGCGGTGGTGTTCGGCCTTACTGAGAAGGACGAGCAGGGCAATCCCAAAAAGCCCGAGGAGCACGCCAAGAACCTGGAGAAGCAGAAGACCTTCCGGCTCCTCCTCGGGCTGGCCGCCCAGGGGGTGCCCCTGCTGGTGCCCATCCAGAAGATGCTCTCTGACCGGGAGGAAATGGGACGGGTCTTGGGGGCCCTCGAGGCCCAGGCCCAGAAGAAGGGGAAGGAGCGGCTCAGGCCCACGGACAAGGTCTCCTTCCTGGTGGGCGGGGAGTGCGTGCTGGACCGCCCCGACTGGCACGGCTGGTGGCGGGGTTTCCGGGCCCGGGCCTTTCCTGCCGCGGGCAGCAGGGGCCAGATGCGTTCTTTTGCCAGCGGGGAGCTGGTCCAGCCTGCCAACACCCACCCCAAGGTCACCAAGCTGGGAGGCAGCGCCTTCGGCCACGCCCTGGTCACCTACGACAAGGAGGCCTTTGAGTCCTATGGCCTCTCCCAGGGGGAGAACGCTGCGGTGGAGGAACCCCTGGCCACCGCCTACCGGGACGGCCTGGACCACCTCCTGCAGCGGGCAGAGACCCTGGGGGAGATGAAGGTGGTGGTCTGGTACGACCGGGATATCCCCGAGGAGGACGACCTCTTCCGCGACCTCTTTGCCCCCATGGGCGCCGAGGCCCAGGAGGCCCAGGCCCTGGAGCGGGCCCGCAGGGTGCTGAAGGCCCTGAAGACGGGGGAGGCCCCGCCCGAGGTGCGCCAGAGCCGCTTTTTTGCCCTGGCCCTGAGCCCCGCCTCGGGACGAGTGATGGTGCGGGACTGGCAGATGGGGGCCCTCGAGGACTTCATCCAGGCGGTGCAGGCCTGGTTTGAGCACCTCTCCATCGTGCGCCGGGGCGGGGACGGGCCCGCCAGGCTGCCAGGCCTCCAGCGCCTCTTCCTGAGCCTGCAGCGGCCCAGGTCCCCCGACCAGGCCTTGGACGACTACATAAAGCCCATCAAAACCCTCCAGGTCCCCCTCTGGCGGGCGGCCCTGAACCCCAGCCAGCCCATCCCCTACGGGGCCCTGGCCCGGATCATGGAGTCCCACACCGCGGAGGTGATGAGCGGGGCTTTCCTCGAGGCCCTCAAGACCCCCAAGCCGGACGCCGAGGCCCTGGGGCGCATCTACGCCCGCATGGGGCTTCTGAAGGCGTACCACATCCGCAAAGGGAGGAGGATAGGAATGGCCTTAGACCCCAACCACCCCAGCCCGGCCTACCACTGCGGCCGCCTCATGTGCCTCCTGGCCCAGATCCAGGAGGCCTCTGCAGGCGCGGAGGTCAACGCCGGCGTGGTGCAGCGCTACTACGGCGCCGCCAGCAGCACCCCTGCCCTGGTGCTGGGCCGCCTCACCCGGCTTTCCCAGCACCACCTGGCCAAGCTGGCCAAGGACGCCCCGGGCCTGGCCTACTGGTTCAACACCCAGCTGGCCCAGGTCTGGAGCGCCCTGGGCCCCACCCTGCCCCGCACCCTGAACCTGGAGGAGCAGAGCCTCTTTGCCCTGGGCTTCTACCACCAGCTGGCCCAAAGCCGGATGAAGGGGGAGGGCTCCCAGACCCCCTTGGAGTAG